Part of the Candidatus Dormiibacterota bacterium genome, GTCCGTCTCCACGCGCGACCGCAAGGAACATCGCGCTGGCCAGCAAGGCCGTAACACCGGGAACCAGCACCATCATCAGCGTCCAATTCTCGCTAGCGCTACCCGTGCGGGGACGTACGACGCATCGATTCTTGCCGCCTCATGCAAATAGGCTACAGCGCCCTTTCGGTCGCCCGCACGTAGCGCAGCGAAGCCGGCGAATGTATATGCTTGCGCGGATGAGCGCAGCAATGCGACGCGGCCAAAATCGCGCTCGGCGTCCGTAAAGCGGGCCAATGCTTCCTCAAGAAGCGCTCGATCCATCAAAACGGTCGTATCGCGCGGCGTCTGGGTGAGGTAGCTCGATGCAACCCGAATGCCGCGCCGCATGACCTTCGGGCGGTGGCCGCTCAAGCTACCGAACGCAAAGCGGTCAACCGCGACGGCGTTGTGCGGATCCACGAACAACGCCCGTAGATACAGCGCATTCGCATGTGCGTCATGCCCCACATAGGCTTCCTGATCTCCTCGCAGGACGATCGCCGAAGAGATCTGTCCGCGCAGAAGCAGCGCCGATATCATCAGCGCGAGCGCGCTCAACGCCAAGCGGCGCCATACCGGTATGACCATCACGCTAACACCGCGTAATAGCCCGCGAGTCCCAGGAGTAGGGCACCGTTGATGACCGCCACCGCTGGAGCGTAGCGAAGCATCCGTTCTCGCAGGGCCATGCTTGCGAATCCCACGATCGCCAGCGGCGCGGAATGACCGAGGGCGAAGCATGCCATGCAGAGTCCGGAATAGACCCAGTCACCGTTCGCCTGCGCGAAGGCGGCTATCCCCGCAACGATCGGCGTACAGCACGGAGAGACGACCAATGCAAACGACATCCCGGCAAAAAAACTCGCCCCGCTCACCCCGCGATTGTGGCGACAGGCGGTGTCGGACGTCACGCGATCCGATGCGACGATGCTTTTGATCCCGACAACAATCAGTACTATACACATCGCCGCGTAGAGGATGCCGACCATCTGCATCATGCGAAGCAGCACCGTCGCCGCTAGGCCCAGGATCACATAGCCGCAACAGATCCCTGCGATCAATGACGCCATCGAACGAAGCCGGAGCGACACCGGCATCCGATCGCTGCCGATGCCGGCGGAGGCGATCATGCGCGGCGCCGCGCACGGGCCCAACGAACCGGCCAAACCCGCCCCGGCGCATACGGCCGGTCCCGCCAGCGAGCGCGCCGCCACGTCCATCAGAGCCGCGTGAATGACGTCCACGTTACCCACCGCCCGCGGACGCTGTAAATCCGCCATTGGAATTGTATTGTATGTGCGTGTTGGTTGTATTTGGAGCGATCGTCTGCAGCGTTCCAACGTCGTGGGAGCCCGGGCACGTGATCGTGTACGACTCAACGCCCGTCTGCGCATCGGTCGAAACGACGAAGGTGTATGGAACTCCGGGACCGGCCGCAGGATCGATCGGTGTCTGGTTGAGATACGGCTTTAAATCCGTATTCGAAGCGGTCGCTTCCCCACTGGACGGGTACTTGAGATTATCCGTTTGATAGAGTTCCAGCGCGGTGGCGATCTCTTTGATATTCGCCTCGCAGGCTGCGGTTTGCGCCTGCGAGCGCGCGCGGATGAAATTCGGCACGAGAATCGCTACGAGAATCGCGATGATAGCCACCACGATCATCATCTCAATGAGCGTAAATCCGCGTTCGCCTTCGTCCCTCATACCATAAACGGTGCCCTTATTCGCTCTGCGAAGGACGAAGGACGCGCAGTAATTTTTTGATGGCGACGTTATGGAGCCGGCTCACGTGCCTGCGCGAGTATCCGAGGATGCTCGCGATCTCAGCCATCGGCGTCTCGCGGAGATATACGTGCCGAATAATTTCTTGCTCCAGAACCGAAAGGCTGCCAAGCCCCCGTTCAATCGTCAACGCATCGACGCATGTGTCCATGGTATACGAGGCCACCTGCGCCAACTCAAAGGATCGCATCGCCTCAAGGGACACCATGGCCGAGCCTTGCCTGTACATCTGCAGTTCTCGGCTGTCGGCGCTCGTGACACCCATCGCTTGGAGCACTTCCGCTTCCATTGGCGAACGCCCAAGTTCCAAGCACAACTCGCTTTCAGCGCGTCCGTATCGCCGGTCGAGCTCGCGTAGACGTCTGGGAGCCCGAATCACGCGCTCGGAATCCCGCACGTAGTGCATGAGTTCGCCGAGAACGAACCTCCACGCATATGCGTCGAAGGGCGTATCGTACGAACGATCGTATCGATCGACCGCCTTTATGAGGCCGATCGCGGCAACCTGCTCCAAATCGGCACGGTCAACACCACGCCGTAGAAA contains:
- a CDS encoding cytochrome c biogenesis protein CcdA yields the protein MDVIHAALMDVAARSLAGPAVCAGAGLAGSLGPCAAPRMIASAGIGSDRMPVSLRLRSMASLIAGICCGYVILGLAATVLLRMMQMVGILYAAMCIVLIVVGIKSIVASDRVTSDTACRHNRGVSGASFFAGMSFALVVSPCCTPIVAGIAAFAQANGDWVYSGLCMACFALGHSAPLAIVGFASMALRERMLRYAPAVAVINGALLLGLAGYYAVLA
- a CDS encoding prepilin-type N-terminal cleavage/methylation domain-containing protein; translated protein: MRDEGERGFTLIEMMIVVAIIAILVAILVPNFIRARSQAQTAACEANIKEIATALELYQTDNLKYPSSGEATASNTDLKPYLNQTPIDPAAGPGVPYTFVVSTDAQTGVESYTITCPGSHDVGTLQTIAPNTTNTHIQYNSNGGFTASAGGG
- a CDS encoding sigma-70 family RNA polymerase sigma factor; translation: MSALTSALESWLDTRMPDSRAYLIESHQYLCRRAARKFLRRGVDRADLEQVAAIGLIKAVDRYDRSYDTPFDAYAWRFVLGELMHYVRDSERVIRAPRRLRELDRRYGRAESELCLELGRSPMEAEVLQAMGVTSADSRELQMYRQGSAMVSLEAMRSFELAQVASYTMDTCVDALTIERGLGSLSVLEQEIIRHVYLRETPMAEIASILGYSRRHVSRLHNVAIKKLLRVLRPSQSE